One window from the genome of Erwinia sorbitola encodes:
- a CDS encoding L-serine ammonia-lyase, which produces MISVFDMFKIGIGPSSSHTVGPMKAGKQFVDDLVNNRQLSSVTRIAVDVYGSLSLTGKGHHTDIAIIMGLSGASPESVDIDSIPAFIRDVEERQRLLLASGAHEVDFPREGGMVFRSDNLSLHENGMSIHAFAGDLRIYSKTYYSVGGGFIVDEENFGKTAVNEVSVPYPFNSAKEMLAHCQMTGLSLSGLIMKNELAVHSRADIESYFTDIWQTMRDCIDRGLNTEGVLPGPLRVPRRASPLRRMLVSSDKLSSDPMNVIDWVNMFALAVNEENAAGGRVVTAPTNGACGIVPAVLAYYDHFIEPVTPDIFTRYFMASGAIGILYKMNASISGAEVGCQGEVGVACSMAAAGLAELLGASPEQVCVAAEIGMEHNLGLTCDPVAGQVQVPCIERNAIASVKAINSARMAMRRTSEARVSLDKVIETMYETGKDMNAKYRETSRGGLAIKVQCD; this is translated from the coding sequence GTGATTAGCGTTTTCGACATGTTTAAGATCGGCATTGGCCCGTCGAGTTCTCATACGGTTGGCCCAATGAAAGCCGGCAAACAGTTCGTCGATGATCTGGTGAACAATCGCCAGCTCTCTTCGGTGACGCGTATTGCTGTCGATGTCTATGGTTCTCTATCCCTGACCGGTAAAGGCCACCACACGGATATTGCCATTATTATGGGATTATCCGGAGCCTCACCGGAAAGCGTGGATATTGATTCCATTCCTGCTTTTATCCGTGATGTGGAAGAGCGTCAGCGTCTGCTGCTGGCCAGTGGTGCCCATGAAGTTGATTTCCCGCGTGAAGGCGGCATGGTGTTCCGCAGCGATAATCTGTCGCTACATGAGAACGGCATGAGTATTCACGCTTTTGCTGGCGATCTGCGCATCTATAGCAAAACCTACTATTCGGTAGGGGGTGGTTTTATTGTTGACGAAGAGAACTTCGGCAAAACTGCGGTCAACGAAGTCTCAGTGCCCTATCCGTTTAACTCAGCAAAAGAGATGCTGGCCCACTGTCAGATGACCGGCCTGTCACTCTCCGGCCTGATTATGAAGAACGAGCTGGCCGTTCACAGCCGTGCGGATATCGAAAGCTACTTCACCGATATCTGGCAGACAATGCGTGACTGTATCGATCGCGGCCTGAACACCGAGGGCGTGCTGCCTGGCCCACTGCGCGTTCCGCGTCGTGCCTCTCCTCTGCGCCGTATGCTGGTCTCCTCTGACAAGCTCTCCAGCGACCCGATGAACGTTATCGACTGGGTTAACATGTTTGCGCTGGCAGTGAATGAAGAGAATGCCGCCGGTGGCCGCGTGGTTACCGCACCGACCAACGGCGCATGCGGGATTGTTCCGGCAGTGCTGGCATACTATGACCACTTTATTGAGCCGGTGACTCCGGATATCTTCACCCGCTACTTTATGGCCTCCGGCGCGATTGGCATTCTGTACAAAATGAATGCCTCTATTTCTGGTGCTGAAGTGGGTTGTCAGGGCGAAGTGGGCGTCGCCTGTTCAATGGCCGCCGCCGGTCTGGCAGAGCTGCTGGGCGCCAGCCCGGAACAGGTTTGTGTTGCCGCTGAAATCGGGATGGAGCACAACCTCGGCCTGACCTGTGACCCGGTGGCCGGGCAGGTACAGGTTCCCTGCATTGAACGTAATGCGATTGCCTCGGTAAAAGCGATTAACTCAGCGCGCATGGCGATGCGCCGCACCAGTGAAGCCCGCGTGTCGCTGGATAAGGTTATCGAAACCATGTACGAAACCGGCAAAGATATGAACGCAAAATACCGCGAAACATCGCGCGGTGGGCTGGCAATAAAAGTACAATGTGACTGA
- a CDS encoding EAL domain-containing protein translates to MQMSQEVFGQFRRKRFLIAAVVAALVLILTLTFRFLEEKGRIEQQSRTFADNAIQRFDRMFSPLDVAANNTIGLVGLTCSEIRFPLIEKLASLQTVRSILLVDEDRIYCSSIYGSTDTPFADNYPELAVNNQRMMLAVDEHLIKGSPILLFWTPRSLDNRSGIIQIINIELMTNYLLEPTLPWVERAIFSVGGKSLEYGNPMIEQAVPSEDEVTYEESSLRYPFSITLFGPSPARLALMTVPSQLPLALLLSLLMGYIVWLATANRMSLSWQISYGINAREFMVYCQPLINARNGTCDGIELLLRWHNPRQGWIPPDVFIPLAERQNLIAPLTRFVISEVVRHLGDLPACKSFHIAINVAASHFHERAIIDDLQRLWWPANPKPQLIVELTERDSLPVVDQRVVSHLHKIGVKLAIDDFGTGHSSLSYLKTLSPDVLKIDKVFTAAIGTDAINATVTDMVISLAQRLNISLVAEGVETAEQAAYLREKGVDVLQGYFYARPMPLGDFPEWLLNHDEMLDA, encoded by the coding sequence ATGCAAATGTCCCAGGAAGTTTTCGGACAGTTTCGCCGTAAGCGGTTTCTCATCGCTGCGGTTGTTGCCGCATTGGTGCTCATTCTCACATTAACCTTCCGTTTTCTGGAAGAGAAAGGCCGAATAGAGCAGCAGTCACGCACATTTGCCGACAATGCCATCCAACGTTTTGACCGCATGTTTTCCCCCCTGGACGTCGCCGCCAATAACACCATAGGTCTGGTTGGGCTGACCTGTAGTGAAATCCGTTTTCCACTGATTGAAAAACTGGCGTCGTTACAAACGGTCAGGTCAATTCTGCTGGTGGATGAAGACCGGATTTACTGTTCGAGCATTTATGGCAGTACAGATACTCCTTTTGCTGATAACTATCCGGAGCTGGCTGTAAATAATCAGCGCATGATGCTGGCCGTCGATGAGCACCTGATAAAAGGATCACCGATATTGCTGTTCTGGACGCCACGCTCGCTGGATAACCGTTCAGGCATTATTCAGATCATCAATATTGAACTGATGACTAACTATCTTCTGGAACCTACGTTGCCCTGGGTTGAGCGGGCGATTTTCAGCGTTGGTGGTAAAAGTCTTGAATACGGTAACCCGATGATTGAGCAGGCGGTACCGTCGGAAGATGAGGTGACCTATGAAGAGTCTTCATTACGCTACCCGTTCTCCATAACCCTGTTTGGTCCCTCGCCTGCACGCCTGGCTCTGATGACGGTTCCTTCGCAACTGCCTCTGGCGCTGCTGCTCAGTTTGCTGATGGGTTATATTGTCTGGCTGGCGACCGCTAACCGCATGAGTCTTTCATGGCAGATCAGCTATGGCATCAATGCACGCGAGTTTATGGTGTACTGTCAGCCGTTGATCAATGCACGCAACGGTACCTGTGACGGTATTGAGCTGCTGTTACGCTGGCACAATCCGCGTCAGGGATGGATCCCACCTGATGTGTTTATCCCGCTGGCCGAACGACAGAATTTAATCGCCCCACTCACCCGTTTTGTTATCAGTGAGGTGGTGCGGCATCTGGGGGATCTTCCGGCCTGTAAGTCGTTTCATATTGCCATAAATGTCGCGGCCAGCCATTTTCATGAGCGGGCAATTATCGATGATTTGCAGCGCCTGTGGTGGCCGGCGAATCCGAAACCTCAGCTTATTGTTGAGCTGACGGAGCGCGATTCACTGCCGGTGGTTGACCAGCGTGTGGTATCACATCTGCATAAGATTGGCGTAAAACTGGCTATTGATGACTTCGGTACCGGACACAGTTCTCTCTCATACCTGAAAACGCTGAGTCCGGACGTGCTGAAAATTGACAAGGTGTTTACAGCGGCGATTGGCACCGATGCCATTAACGCCACGGTAACCGATATGGTGATTTCGCTGGCGCAGCGGCTGAATATCAGCCTGGTGGCTGAAGGGGTTGAGACCGCAGAACAGGCCGCCTATTTGCGTGAGAAGGGAGTGGATGTGTTACAGGGTTACTTTTATGCGCGTCCGATGCCGTTAGGGGATTTCCCGGAGTGGCTGTTAAATCATGACGAGATGCTGGACGCCTGA
- a CDS encoding TerC family protein — MEFLLDPSIWAGLFTLIVLEIVLGIDNLVFIAILADKLPPKQRDKARLIGLSLALVMRLGLLSLISWMVTLTRPLFSVGEFSFSGRDLILLVGGLFLLFKATMELHERLENRDMNAGGNKGYAGFWAVVVQIVILDAVFSLDAVITAVGMVNNLAIMMTAVVIAMGVMLLASKPLTNFVNAHPTVVVLCLSFLLMIGLSLVAEGFGFHIPKGYLYAAIGFSILIELFNQIARHNFMRHQARRPMRERTAEAIQRLMGGRRQNENHSSESSEVATIMPQEAFKDEERYMINGVLTLASRSVRSIMTPRGEISWVDATRPLDEIRMQLLDTPHSLFPVCRGELDEIIGVVRAKELLVALDHGIDVATFAAATPAIIVPETLDPLNLLGVLRRAKGSFVVVTNEFGVVQGLITPLDVLEAIAGEFPDEDETPDIIADGDGWLVKGGTDLHSLQQLLDTQELVRPEDDHASLAGLLIEQKGQLPKPGEVIEMLPLRFQIIEATDYRIDLVRVTKQRDEYDDEEDN, encoded by the coding sequence ATGGAATTTCTCTTAGACCCCTCAATCTGGGCCGGTCTGTTTACGCTTATCGTTCTTGAGATTGTGCTGGGTATTGATAACCTGGTCTTTATTGCCATCCTTGCAGACAAACTGCCACCAAAGCAGCGTGATAAAGCTCGCCTTATCGGCCTGTCGCTGGCGCTGGTAATGCGCCTGGGGCTGCTGTCGTTGATCTCCTGGATGGTGACATTAACCCGTCCTTTATTCAGCGTTGGTGAGTTCAGTTTCTCCGGCCGCGACCTTATTCTGCTGGTAGGGGGGCTGTTCCTGCTGTTTAAAGCCACCATGGAACTGCATGAACGGCTGGAAAACCGCGATATGAACGCTGGCGGAAACAAAGGTTATGCTGGTTTCTGGGCTGTAGTGGTGCAGATCGTGATACTTGATGCCGTGTTCTCACTTGATGCGGTGATCACCGCCGTTGGCATGGTAAATAACCTGGCGATAATGATGACCGCTGTGGTGATCGCGATGGGGGTGATGCTGCTGGCGTCGAAGCCGCTGACGAACTTCGTTAACGCGCATCCTACCGTGGTGGTGCTGTGCCTGAGCTTCCTGCTGATGATTGGTCTCAGCCTGGTAGCAGAAGGTTTTGGTTTCCATATTCCGAAAGGTTATCTGTACGCAGCGATTGGTTTCTCAATTCTGATTGAGCTGTTTAACCAGATTGCGCGCCATAACTTTATGCGTCATCAGGCACGGCGTCCGATGCGTGAACGTACCGCCGAGGCGATTCAACGCCTGATGGGCGGCCGTCGCCAGAATGAGAATCACAGCAGCGAGAGCAGTGAAGTGGCTACCATCATGCCGCAGGAAGCGTTTAAAGATGAAGAGCGCTACATGATCAACGGCGTACTGACGCTGGCTTCACGCTCGGTACGCAGCATCATGACGCCACGCGGTGAAATCTCCTGGGTTGATGCCACGCGCCCGCTTGATGAAATCCGCATGCAGCTACTGGATACGCCGCACAGCCTGTTCCCGGTGTGTCGCGGTGAGCTGGATGAGATTATCGGCGTGGTGCGCGCCAAAGAGCTGCTGGTGGCTCTGGATCACGGCATTGATGTGGCAACCTTTGCAGCGGCAACCCCGGCGATCATCGTTCCTGAAACTCTCGATCCGCTGAACCTGCTGGGCGTACTGCGTCGGGCTAAAGGCAGTTTTGTGGTGGTGACCAACGAGTTTGGCGTGGTGCAGGGGTTGATTACTCCGCTGGACGTGCTGGAAGCCATTGCCGGTGAGTTCCCGGATGAAGATGAAACGCCGGATATTATCGCCGATGGTGATGGCTGGCTGGTGAAAGGCGGTACAGATCTGCACTCACTGCAACAGCTGCTGGATACTCAGGAGCTGGTCAGGCCGGAAGACGATCACGCTTCACTGGCGGGGCTGCTGATTGAGCAGAAAGGCCAGCTGCCTAAGCCGGGAGAAGTCATTGAGATGCTGCCGCTGCGCTTCCAGATTATTGAAGCCACCGATTATCGTATTGACCTGGTTCGCGTCACAAAACAGCGTGATGAGTACGATGATGAAGAAGACAATTAA
- the manX gene encoding PTS mannose transporter subunit IIAB, whose product MTIAIMIGTHGWAAEQLLKTAEMLLGEQENVGWIDFVPGENAETLMEKYQARLDGMDSTQGVLFLVDTWGGSPFNAASRLVVDKPGYDVVAGVNIPMLVEVLMARDDNPGFDELVALAVETGREGVKALKTKTPEAVPAAVVKAPAAPQAPMQPGDHMKIGLARIDDRLIHGQVATRWTKETNVSRIIVVSDEVAADKVRKTLLTQVAPPGVTAHVVDVAKMIRVWNNPKYGKDKVMLLFTNPTDVLRLVEAGVTIPSVNIGGMAFRQGKTQVNNAVSVDAKDIEAFKKLNERGIELEVRKVSSDQKLKMMDLIGKIAQ is encoded by the coding sequence GTGACTATTGCTATTATGATTGGCACGCACGGCTGGGCAGCAGAGCAACTTCTGAAGACCGCCGAAATGCTGTTAGGGGAGCAGGAAAATGTCGGCTGGATCGACTTTGTCCCCGGAGAAAACGCCGAAACACTGATGGAAAAATATCAGGCCCGGCTGGATGGGATGGACAGTACGCAGGGAGTGCTGTTCCTGGTCGACACATGGGGAGGCAGCCCGTTTAACGCCGCCAGTCGTCTTGTTGTTGATAAACCAGGTTATGACGTTGTCGCCGGGGTCAATATTCCGATGCTGGTCGAAGTGCTGATGGCTCGCGACGATAATCCCGGCTTTGATGAACTGGTTGCACTGGCGGTGGAAACCGGGCGCGAAGGCGTCAAGGCGCTGAAAACCAAAACTCCTGAAGCTGTTCCTGCTGCTGTGGTAAAAGCTCCCGCTGCACCTCAGGCTCCTATGCAACCCGGCGATCATATGAAAATCGGCCTGGCGCGTATTGATGACCGTTTAATTCACGGACAGGTTGCCACCCGCTGGACGAAAGAGACCAACGTGTCACGCATCATTGTGGTCAGTGATGAAGTGGCTGCGGACAAGGTACGTAAAACGCTGCTGACTCAGGTTGCCCCTCCCGGCGTTACCGCGCATGTGGTTGATGTCGCCAAAATGATTCGCGTGTGGAATAACCCCAAATATGGCAAAGACAAAGTCATGCTGTTGTTTACCAATCCCACCGATGTTCTCCGCCTGGTTGAAGCAGGTGTGACAATCCCCTCGGTGAATATCGGTGGTATGGCATTCCGCCAGGGCAAAACCCAGGTAAACAATGCTGTTTCAGTCGATGCTAAAGATATCGAAGCGTTTAAAAAACTTAATGAACGCGGTATCGAGCTGGAAGTGCGCAAAGTTTCCAGCGATCAGAAACTGAAAATGATGGATCTGATCGGCAAGATAGCTCAGTAG
- a CDS encoding PTS mannose/fructose/sorbose transporter subunit IIC, translating to MEITTLQIVLIFIVACIAGMGSILDEFQFHRPLVACTLIGAVLGDMKTGIIIGGTLEMIALGWMNIGAAVAPDAALASIISTILVIAGGQSVGAGIALAIPLAAAGQVLTIIVRTITVAFQHAADKAAEKGNLSAISWIHVSALVLQAMRIAIPALIVAVSVGTSVVQDLLSSIPEVVTNGLNIAGGMIVVVGYAMVINMMRAGYLMPFFYLGFVTAAFTSFNLVALGVIGVVMAILYIQLAPKYNRVAGAQASGPAHNDLDNELD from the coding sequence ATGGAGATTACCACGCTGCAAATTGTTCTGATTTTTATCGTCGCCTGTATTGCAGGTATGGGTTCCATCCTCGATGAATTTCAGTTCCACCGGCCATTAGTGGCCTGTACATTGATTGGCGCCGTTCTCGGCGATATGAAAACCGGCATCATCATCGGCGGTACGCTGGAAATGATCGCCCTGGGCTGGATGAACATCGGTGCTGCTGTTGCGCCAGATGCGGCACTGGCGTCTATCATCTCGACCATTCTGGTTATCGCTGGTGGACAGAGCGTGGGTGCCGGTATTGCCCTTGCTATTCCGCTGGCGGCAGCCGGCCAGGTGCTGACCATTATCGTTCGTACCATCACCGTTGCCTTCCAGCATGCGGCAGATAAAGCAGCGGAAAAAGGTAACCTCAGCGCCATCTCGTGGATACATGTTTCCGCCCTGGTATTGCAGGCAATGCGTATTGCCATCCCTGCCCTGATTGTTGCTGTCTCGGTCGGTACCAGCGTTGTTCAGGATCTCCTGAGTTCGATTCCGGAAGTAGTAACTAATGGTCTCAACATTGCCGGTGGCATGATCGTGGTTGTAGGTTACGCGATGGTCATCAACATGATGCGTGCAGGCTATCTGATGCCGTTCTTCTACCTCGGCTTCGTCACTGCGGCGTTTACCAGTTTCAACCTGGTAGCTCTGGGTGTGATTGGTGTGGTTATGGCCATTCTGTATATCCAGCTGGCACCTAAATATAACCGTGTTGCTGGAGCTCAGGCCTCAGGCCCTGCGCATAACGACCTTGATAACGAACTCGATTAA
- a CDS encoding PTS mannose transporter subunit IID, which produces MVDTTTTQKKLTPGDVRGVFLRSNLFQGSWNFERMQALGFCYSMVPVIRRLYPENNDDRKQAIKRHLEFFNTHPYVAAPVLGVTMAMEEQRANGAAIDDAAINGIKVGLMGPLAGVGDPIFWGTVRPVFAALGAGIAMSGSLLGPLLFFVLFNLVRLLVRYYGVAYGYRKGVDIVSDMGGGFLQKLTEGASILGLFVMGALVNKWTHVDVPLVVSRITDQTGKTTVTTVQSILDQLMPGLIPLLLTFGCMWLLRRKVNALWIIMGFFVIGIFGYWIGLLGV; this is translated from the coding sequence ATGGTTGATACAACTACAACGCAGAAGAAATTAACACCTGGCGATGTCCGTGGTGTGTTCTTACGCTCAAACCTGTTCCAGGGTTCGTGGAACTTCGAACGTATGCAGGCGCTGGGTTTCTGCTACTCAATGGTACCGGTGATCCGCCGTCTCTATCCGGAGAATAACGACGACCGTAAGCAGGCGATTAAACGCCACCTGGAGTTCTTTAACACTCATCCGTATGTTGCAGCCCCGGTGCTCGGCGTAACCATGGCAATGGAAGAGCAGCGTGCCAACGGTGCGGCCATTGATGATGCCGCAATAAACGGTATCAAAGTGGGGTTAATGGGGCCGCTGGCTGGCGTCGGTGACCCGATCTTCTGGGGAACGGTGCGTCCGGTGTTCGCCGCTCTGGGTGCCGGTATTGCCATGAGCGGTAGTCTGCTTGGGCCGCTGCTGTTCTTTGTGCTGTTTAACCTGGTGCGTTTGCTGGTACGTTATTACGGTGTCGCCTATGGCTACCGCAAAGGTGTGGATATCGTCAGCGATATGGGCGGCGGCTTCCTGCAAAAACTGACAGAGGGGGCCTCTATTCTCGGCCTGTTTGTCATGGGGGCGCTGGTCAATAAATGGACACATGTTGACGTGCCGCTGGTGGTTTCGAGGATTACCGATCAGACCGGCAAAACCACGGTTACTACCGTGCAGTCGATTCTTGACCAGCTGATGCCGGGCTTAATTCCACTGCTGTTGACCTTCGGCTGTATGTGGCTGCTGCGTCGTAAAGTGAACGCGCTGTGGATTATTATGGGCTTCTTCGTAATAGGTATCTTCGGCTACTGGATCGGCCTGCTGGGCGTTTAA
- a CDS encoding DUF986 family protein → MLLTDYLIVLFIVLILLYAIYDELIMDRLHGPTRLKVLLQRRNKLDSLIFIGLLLILLYKNVSEQGPQITTLLLMALSALTAWLFWIRAPKLLLKQHGFFYANVFIPWERINAINLSEDGVLVIALEKRRLLIHVRQLDDLEKIYQVMLESR, encoded by the coding sequence ATGTTGCTGACTGACTACCTGATTGTACTGTTTATAGTTTTGATTTTACTCTATGCGATCTACGACGAATTAATTATGGATCGCCTGCATGGCCCGACCCGGCTTAAAGTTCTGTTGCAGCGCCGCAACAAGCTCGACAGCCTGATTTTCATCGGCCTGCTGCTGATATTGCTCTACAAGAATGTCAGTGAACAAGGCCCGCAGATTACCACCCTGTTGCTGATGGCTCTGAGTGCGCTTACTGCGTGGTTGTTCTGGATACGCGCGCCGAAACTGCTGCTTAAGCAGCATGGCTTTTTCTACGCTAACGTTTTCATTCCCTGGGAGAGGATTAACGCCATCAATTTGTCTGAGGATGGCGTACTGGTGATTGCCCTGGAGAAACGGCGATTACTGATCCACGTTCGTCAGCTCGACGATCTGGAGAAGATCTATCAGGTTATGCTTGAGAGTCGCTAA
- the rlmA gene encoding 23S rRNA (guanine(745)-N(1))-methyltransferase yields the protein MSYQCPLCQQPLVLNQRVYSCENQHQFDQAKEGYVNLLPVQHKRSRQPGDSADMMQARRNFLDAGHYQPLQQQVCDLLMRVLPAPPVSVLDIGCGEGYYTHEVARRLEEQGEAIVYGLDVAKIAIRAGAKRYRNVEFCVASSHRLPFSDNQFDAVLRIYAPCKAEELARVVKPQGYVLTVTPGPRHLMQFKALIYQDVQLHDTTPEQMPGFTLMEEQQLSYPMTLNSEESAALLQMTPFAWRARPEVWGILATTEQFNCETDFTLRLWQREWQRESESAAPNEISDSQA from the coding sequence ATGTCGTACCAGTGTCCCCTCTGCCAGCAACCGCTGGTGCTTAACCAGCGTGTCTATAGCTGCGAAAACCAGCACCAGTTTGATCAGGCGAAAGAGGGCTACGTTAATCTGCTGCCGGTACAGCATAAACGCTCCAGACAACCCGGCGATAGTGCGGATATGATGCAGGCGCGACGTAACTTCCTCGATGCAGGTCATTATCAGCCGTTGCAGCAGCAGGTGTGCGATCTGCTGATGCGGGTTCTGCCAGCGCCTCCCGTCAGCGTGTTAGATATTGGCTGTGGAGAAGGGTATTACACCCATGAAGTTGCCCGCCGTCTGGAAGAGCAGGGCGAGGCGATCGTTTACGGGCTGGATGTGGCTAAAATTGCCATTCGTGCCGGAGCAAAGCGTTATCGGAACGTGGAGTTCTGCGTTGCCTCAAGCCATCGTTTGCCGTTCAGCGATAATCAGTTTGATGCCGTGCTGCGCATTTATGCGCCCTGCAAGGCGGAGGAGCTGGCGCGAGTGGTGAAGCCACAGGGCTATGTACTGACAGTAACCCCGGGGCCACGTCATTTGATGCAGTTCAAGGCGCTGATTTATCAGGATGTGCAGCTGCACGATACCACGCCGGAACAGATGCCAGGCTTTACGCTGATGGAAGAACAGCAGTTGAGTTATCCGATGACGTTAAACAGCGAGGAGTCTGCCGCACTGTTACAGATGACTCCTTTCGCCTGGCGCGCCCGCCCGGAAGTATGGGGAATTCTCGCTACCACTGAACAGTTCAACTGTGAAACCGACTTTACTTTACGTCTCTGGCAGCGTGAATGGCAGCGTGAAAGTGAAAGTGCTGCGCCCAACGAGATTAGCGACTCTCAAGCATAA
- the cspE gene encoding transcription antiterminator/RNA stability regulator CspE → MAKIKGQVKWFNESKGFGFITPADGSKDVFVHFSAIQGNGFKTLAEGQNVEFEIQDGQKGPAAVNVTAI, encoded by the coding sequence ATGGCAAAGATTAAAGGTCAGGTTAAGTGGTTCAACGAGTCTAAAGGTTTTGGTTTCATCACTCCTGCTGACGGCAGCAAAGATGTATTCGTACATTTCTCTGCAATCCAGGGTAATGGCTTCAAAACTCTGGCTGAAGGCCAGAACGTTGAGTTCGAAATTCAGGACGGCCAGAAAGGCCCTGCTGCTGTGAACGTCACCGCTATCTAA
- a CDS encoding MBL fold metallo-hydrolase produces the protein MAWQNPWYDPAQPHHTPEGFKNLTPDLRENGDLKRWRRERKQQGLPHPPAQGYEQFIRQWCQPADLSGSQDSVWWLGHACVLLRNAGRYTLIDPALSRRASPLSFLGPQRRTPAVLAIDDLPALDVVLISHNHYDHLDRPTIKKILRRFPDVTFVVPLGLQAWFRRIGAHQVVALDWWQQTQAGGLTIHAVPARHWSMRTLWDRNRSLWCGWVIQNATLNFWFSGDSGYAEDLLEIPRRLGPFTLAALPVGAYAPKWFMQGQHMDPDQAVSLHRAIGQPVTIPIHWGVFELADESLDEPPQVLEQAMQAAGLDFTRFKAWKIGGQMMLNNINQD, from the coding sequence ATGGCCTGGCAGAATCCCTGGTATGACCCTGCACAACCTCACCACACCCCGGAGGGGTTTAAAAACCTTACGCCAGACCTGCGTGAAAACGGCGATCTCAAGCGCTGGCGGCGGGAACGTAAACAGCAGGGGCTGCCGCATCCACCCGCTCAGGGCTATGAACAATTTATCCGTCAATGGTGCCAGCCGGCTGACCTCAGCGGCAGTCAGGATAGCGTGTGGTGGCTGGGTCATGCCTGCGTACTTCTGCGTAACGCCGGGCGCTATACGCTGATTGACCCGGCGCTCTCCCGCCGTGCTTCTCCACTGAGCTTTCTCGGCCCGCAGCGAAGAACCCCCGCAGTCCTGGCAATTGATGACTTGCCTGCGCTGGATGTGGTGCTGATTTCTCATAATCATTATGATCATCTTGACCGCCCGACGATAAAAAAAATCCTGCGCCGTTTTCCTGACGTTACCTTTGTGGTGCCGCTGGGATTACAGGCGTGGTTCCGGCGCATCGGTGCGCATCAGGTTGTGGCGCTGGACTGGTGGCAGCAGACGCAGGCAGGAGGGCTGACCATTCATGCGGTACCTGCACGTCACTGGAGTATGCGCACGCTCTGGGATCGCAACCGCTCGTTGTGGTGTGGCTGGGTAATACAAAACGCAACGCTAAATTTCTGGTTTAGCGGTGACAGTGGATATGCGGAAGATTTACTGGAAATTCCCCGTCGCTTAGGGCCATTTACACTCGCGGCGCTGCCGGTAGGCGCTTATGCACCAAAATGGTTCATGCAGGGCCAGCACATGGATCCTGACCAGGCGGTCTCTTTACACCGGGCCATCGGGCAGCCAGTGACCATCCCCATCCACTGGGGGGTATTCGAGCTTGCTGATGAGTCACTGGATGAACCACCGCAGGTGCTGGAGCAGGCTATGCAGGCTGCCGGGCTGGATTTCACTCGCTTTAAGGCGTGGAAGATCGGCGGCCAAATGATGCTGAATAATATCAACCAGGACTAA
- a CDS encoding YebO family protein translates to MNEMTTGAMDIASMSVAVALVIIGLVAWFFVNRASVKANQQIQLLEALLDEQKRQNIMLRRLTDAVAGKEQAAKASDESEDKDFTRLIPER, encoded by the coding sequence ATGAACGAAATGACAACAGGGGCGATGGATATCGCCTCAATGAGTGTGGCGGTGGCGCTGGTTATTATTGGGCTGGTGGCGTGGTTTTTTGTCAACCGGGCCAGCGTAAAAGCTAATCAGCAAATTCAGTTACTGGAAGCACTGCTTGATGAGCAGAAGCGTCAAAATATCATGCTGCGCCGTCTGACTGACGCTGTCGCCGGTAAAGAGCAGGCTGCAAAGGCCAGCGATGAGAGTGAGGATAAAGATTTTACCCGTCTGATTCCGGAGCGCTAA
- a CDS encoding YobH family protein — protein MKFLLRIIALLVIIWLAMLLTGYGVLTGSNKNVAGMGLQCQYLTARGMVIAQYLHTDSGIIGVTDCPLLRKSTEVVDN, from the coding sequence ATGAAGTTTTTACTACGTATCATTGCATTGCTGGTCATCATCTGGCTGGCTATGCTCTTAACAGGCTATGGCGTCCTGACAGGAAGTAATAAAAATGTCGCAGGTATGGGATTACAGTGCCAGTATCTGACGGCGCGTGGCATGGTGATTGCGCAGTATCTGCACACAGATAGCGGCATTATTGGTGTAACGGACTGTCCTCTGCTGAGGAAAAGTACGGAAGTCGTTGATAACTAG